A stretch of the Desulforamulus ferrireducens genome encodes the following:
- a CDS encoding aminopeptidase: MKQEELLYTRKNVWSQADAGMLQEILSFAEDYKRFLNSAKTERSCFKSLVNIALGQGFRPIAEVRQLRPGDRVLITGHNKVLALAVIGQEGLDKGITLIGSHTDVPRLDLKPNPLYEEQGLALFKTHYYGGIKKYQWVAIPLALQGVVCKANGQVVEVSIGDRPGDPVFTITDLLPHLAKDQMVKKVTEFLEGEQLNLLIGGIPLKGEKEQGVKKNILQLLHKNYGITEEDFISAELEAVPAWPAYDIGFDRSLVGAYGQDDRVCVYTSLRAILETVLPKRTAVALFIDKEEIGSTGNTGMNGRFLQNAVVEIGCRLNPQYNELALYRTFARSLAISADVTAGVDPNFEGVLEKNNAAKIGGGVVVTKYTGAKGKYHTNDASAEFIAYLRKLLHEHKITWQTGELGKVDQGGGGTIAHIIAELGFEVIDCGVPLLSMHAPLEVASKADIYECYRTYKAFFGA, translated from the coding sequence ATGAAGCAAGAAGAGTTACTATATACACGTAAAAATGTTTGGTCTCAGGCAGACGCTGGTATGTTACAGGAGATATTATCCTTTGCCGAAGATTATAAGCGATTTTTAAATAGTGCCAAAACAGAACGCAGTTGTTTTAAAAGCCTGGTCAATATCGCCCTGGGCCAAGGTTTCCGGCCTATAGCGGAGGTAAGGCAGCTAAGGCCGGGGGATCGGGTGTTAATCACCGGTCACAACAAAGTGCTGGCACTGGCAGTAATAGGTCAAGAAGGTTTGGATAAAGGCATTACTTTAATTGGTTCTCATACAGATGTACCCAGGCTGGACCTTAAACCAAACCCCCTCTATGAGGAACAGGGCCTGGCCTTATTTAAAACCCATTATTATGGCGGTATTAAAAAATACCAGTGGGTGGCTATTCCTCTGGCCCTCCAGGGTGTTGTTTGTAAAGCCAATGGACAAGTGGTGGAGGTTTCCATTGGCGATCGACCGGGGGATCCGGTATTTACCATTACTGATTTATTGCCTCACCTGGCCAAGGACCAGATGGTAAAAAAGGTAACAGAATTTCTGGAAGGTGAACAACTAAATCTCTTAATCGGAGGCATACCTCTGAAGGGTGAAAAGGAGCAAGGGGTAAAGAAAAATATTTTACAGCTACTGCACAAAAATTACGGGATTACCGAGGAAGATTTTATTAGCGCTGAGCTGGAGGCAGTACCTGCCTGGCCTGCCTATGACATAGGCTTTGATCGAAGTTTGGTGGGGGCATATGGCCAGGATGACAGGGTTTGTGTATATACCTCCCTCCGGGCTATTCTGGAAACAGTTCTTCCCAAGCGCACAGCAGTGGCCTTGTTCATTGACAAGGAGGAAATTGGCAGCACAGGCAACACAGGTATGAATGGCAGGTTTTTACAAAATGCTGTGGTCGAAATTGGCTGCAGGTTAAATCCCCAATACAATGAATTGGCATTATATCGCACCTTTGCCCGCTCCCTGGCCATCTCCGCTGATGTAACCGCAGGTGTTGATCCCAATTTTGAAGGGGTGTTGGAAAAAAACAATGCCGCTAAGATTGGTGGAGGTGTGGTTGTGACCAAGTATACCGGAGCTAAAGGCAAATACCACACCAACGACGCCAGTGCGGAGTTTATAGCCTACTTAAGAAAATTATTGCATGAGCACAAGATTACCTGGCAGACCGGTGAACTGGGTAAAGTAGATCAGGGAGGCGGTGGGACCATTGCCCATATTATTGCCGAACTGGGCTTTGAGGTAATTGACTGTGGAGTTCCCTTGTTATCCATGCATGCACCTTTAGAAGTGGCCAGTAAGGCAGATATCTACGAATGTTATAGAACCTATAAGGCTTTCTTTGGTGCGTAA
- a CDS encoding CvpA family protein encodes MPVRVITDLEVFDFNWLDYFLLIICALTTWRGFCSGIFLGVVRLAIMLVSFACAVLYHKALAQWLAQEWGWADSLAQLLKPLVKLPEPFNSPEIITMPINLLQRISAQIPLPAPWSEIINQLAQTGPQQTVGQAINLLLAQGLLKILAFLGIFFFVKWLLGFLASLVAALMSFSPLGPVDKLAGLALGFATGLVITLALITVLIPLQVPLAMLGADGLLGTLERGISGSTLINEFGPCLANLKIMPPLLPEFSSELLFKYINNGQGTEI; translated from the coding sequence TTGCCGGTACGGGTGATAACTGACCTGGAGGTGTTTGATTTTAACTGGTTAGATTACTTTTTGCTAATTATATGTGCCCTGACTACCTGGCGGGGCTTTTGTTCTGGTATTTTTCTGGGTGTGGTAAGACTGGCAATTATGCTGGTCTCCTTTGCCTGCGCAGTATTATATCATAAAGCACTGGCCCAATGGTTAGCCCAGGAATGGGGCTGGGCGGACAGTTTGGCTCAACTGCTTAAACCGTTGGTTAAACTGCCGGAACCCTTTAACAGCCCGGAAATAATAACCATGCCTATTAATTTGTTACAACGGATTAGCGCGCAAATTCCTTTGCCGGCCCCTTGGTCTGAAATTATTAACCAGTTGGCACAAACGGGACCGCAGCAAACCGTAGGACAGGCAATCAATTTGCTGCTGGCCCAGGGCTTGTTAAAAATCCTGGCTTTTTTAGGTATTTTCTTTTTTGTCAAATGGTTGCTGGGCTTTCTGGCTTCCCTGGTGGCTGCCCTGATGAGCTTTAGTCCTTTGGGGCCGGTGGATAAGTTAGCCGGCTTAGCCCTGGGGTTTGCCACCGGTTTGGTAATTACCCTGGCCTTAATCACGGTACTAATTCCGTTACAAGTGCCTTTGGCAATGTTAGGGGCAGATGGACTGTTGGGCACGCTGGAGAGGGGTATCTCCGGTTCAACCTTAATTAATGAATTTGGACCCTGCTTGGCCAATTTAAAAATAATGCCCCCGCTGCTGCCGGAATTTAGCAGTGAGTTGCTTTTTAAATATATAAATAACGGTCAGGGTACAGAGATATAG
- the yyaC gene encoding spore protease YyaC, whose product MSVNMSTLEHQSVLPPKTRISVEDALAVDNFSQDLLRRLEECGVTDEKDVVIVCIGTDRSTGDCLGPLVGTKLTSCTEHGFTVYGTLDEPVHATNMNERLAVIEQKHPGALIIAIDACLGHLENVGCVNISTGSLAPGAGVNKSLPAVGQLNITGVVNVGGFMEYLVLQNTRLNLVMRLADLITEGLIQTAAKLKAQTASVAKLL is encoded by the coding sequence ATGTCAGTTAATATGAGTACCCTGGAACACCAATCCGTGTTACCCCCTAAAACAAGAATCAGTGTCGAGGATGCCCTCGCTGTAGATAATTTTAGCCAGGATTTATTGAGACGTCTGGAGGAATGTGGTGTAACTGATGAAAAGGACGTGGTGATTGTTTGTATCGGCACCGACCGTTCTACAGGGGACTGTCTGGGACCTCTGGTTGGTACAAAACTAACCAGTTGCACCGAACACGGTTTTACAGTTTATGGTACCCTGGATGAACCAGTACACGCCACCAATATGAACGAGCGGTTGGCGGTAATTGAGCAAAAACACCCCGGTGCCTTAATCATAGCCATAGATGCCTGTTTAGGGCACTTAGAAAATGTAGGTTGCGTTAATATTAGCACCGGTTCCTTAGCCCCAGGTGCAGGGGTTAATAAATCCCTCCCGGCTGTGGGCCAGCTAAACATTACCGGTGTGGTCAATGTGGGTGGTTTTATGGAGTATCTGGTATTACAAAACACCCGCCTCAACCTGGTCATGCGTCTGGCAGACCTTATTACCGAAGGTCTTATCCAAACCGCAGCCAAACTTAAAGCCCAAACAGCAAGTGTCGCAAAATTACTGTAA
- a CDS encoding phosphoribosyltransferase, with product MLAIPRGGVVVGAEVCRKLGYPLDIIIPKKVGLPHQPEVAIGAVTEDGTAIYNEELLRRLNISPQNLRPTVQKIIREIKRRMDLYRGTNTPPNLLNKDVILVDDGIATGATIVAALKSLKNSGCRSITLAVPVAPPDILAKLRQEVDHLVCLIEAEPFYAVGQFYKNFEQVDDEEVIELIQNKLPVQKSC from the coding sequence GTGTTGGCAATTCCCCGTGGAGGGGTAGTGGTAGGGGCAGAGGTATGCCGAAAATTGGGTTACCCTTTGGATATCATTATACCCAAAAAGGTAGGATTGCCACATCAACCGGAAGTGGCCATTGGTGCTGTTACCGAAGATGGTACTGCCATATATAATGAAGAATTACTCAGGCGGCTAAACATTTCTCCACAAAACCTAAGGCCAACGGTACAAAAGATTATTAGAGAAATAAAAAGGCGCATGGATCTATATCGGGGGACCAATACCCCTCCAAACTTATTAAATAAAGATGTTATACTGGTGGACGATGGTATTGCCACCGGTGCCACCATTGTTGCGGCTCTAAAATCCTTAAAAAACTCCGGCTGTCGCTCTATTACCTTAGCAGTTCCTGTGGCACCGCCGGATATCTTGGCTAAATTAAGACAAGAAGTAGACCATTTAGTTTGCCTTATAGAGGCAGAACCCTTTTATGCCGTGGGGCAGTTTTATAAGAATTTTGAACAGGTTGATGATGAGGAAGTTATTGAGTTAATACAAAATAAATTGCCTGTACAGAAAAGTTGCTGA
- a CDS encoding DUF4446 family protein, producing the protein MNNIFQVIQVNSALIILVLIILVILLLLAQFILYRRFKEVSRRYKLLTRGPNGADLEQILQQYAGDVKKLEKGEEELRVQQERLKEQVAECVHNLGLVRFNAFDNMGSDLSFSLAMLDRRGDGVVLTGLYGRDETRLYAKPIRKGTSDYSLTQEEIKAVQISLEKI; encoded by the coding sequence ATGAATAACATTTTTCAAGTAATCCAGGTAAACTCAGCACTAATAATACTGGTTTTAATAATATTAGTTATTTTACTTCTCCTGGCCCAGTTCATTTTATATAGGCGCTTTAAAGAGGTCAGCAGAAGATATAAGCTACTGACCAGAGGCCCTAATGGCGCGGATTTAGAACAAATACTGCAGCAGTATGCCGGGGATGTAAAGAAGCTGGAAAAAGGCGAAGAAGAACTGCGAGTGCAACAAGAAAGACTAAAGGAACAGGTGGCTGAATGTGTGCACAATCTTGGACTGGTAAGGTTTAATGCCTTTGATAATATGGGCAGCGATTTAAGTTTTTCTTTGGCTATGTTAGATCGCCGGGGCGATGGGGTTGTTTTAACCGGGCTTTATGGAAGAGATGAAACCAGACTCTATGCCAAGCCGATACGTAAAGGTACCTCGGATTATAGTTTAACCCAAGAGGAAATAAAAGCCGTGCAAATTAGTCTAGAAAAAATCTGA
- the larC gene encoding nickel insertion protein, whose protein sequence is MNEQTCHEICTIETNIDDMNPEFYPFIMEKIMEQGAIDVFLTPIIMKKGRPGIKLSVLCQRQDEERFSLLILQETSSLGVRISYQHRRTLYREIVKVNTVYGEIPVKVARLEANKPPLRITPEYEYCKKAAQQYNLPINQVYEEVLKCAQAAIS, encoded by the coding sequence TTGAACGAACAAACATGCCATGAAATATGTACCATAGAGACCAATATTGATGATATGAATCCCGAATTCTACCCCTTTATTATGGAAAAAATCATGGAACAGGGTGCCATCGATGTTTTTCTTACACCAATAATTATGAAAAAGGGCCGACCTGGTATTAAACTATCTGTTCTCTGTCAGCGGCAGGATGAGGAACGGTTTAGCTTGTTAATTCTGCAAGAAACCTCTTCCTTAGGAGTCAGGATCAGTTACCAACACCGCCGCACACTATACAGAGAAATAGTCAAAGTAAATACTGTCTATGGCGAGATACCGGTTAAAGTTGCCAGGCTGGAGGCCAATAAGCCACCCCTCCGCATTACTCCTGAGTATGAGTATTGTAAAAAAGCTGCCCAACAATACAACCTGCCAATTAATCAGGTTTACGAAGAAGTTTTAAAATGTGCTCAAGCAGCCATTTCATAA
- a CDS encoding DegV family protein gives MKEKVAIVTDSTCDLDNEVTQEYDIKVLPLKVIYPHREYLDRIEITPQEVYEQMPEVIPTTSLPSPADIKELFTKLQKEGYTYIISVHISSGLSGTYNVVRTIARDFPDMVIEVLDSKALSLGLGIPVLEAAKTLRETNSFQAALDKAKRTIENIEIYFVVSTLEYLKKGGRIGYVAGTIGEIMQIKPIISINEEGKYYTYDKVRGRKKSIQRLFEIAKEKIGDKTVSVAVMNSAAQEEASELWEKIKALPGVVKTYTGQIGPVMGVHAGPGLIGICIAK, from the coding sequence ATGAAGGAAAAAGTTGCTATAGTAACAGACAGTACCTGTGACCTGGATAATGAAGTAACCCAAGAATATGATATTAAGGTTTTACCATTGAAAGTAATTTACCCCCATAGAGAGTATCTGGATCGTATTGAAATTACCCCTCAGGAAGTTTACGAGCAAATGCCCGAGGTAATTCCCACAACCTCTTTACCATCTCCGGCAGACATTAAAGAGTTATTTACCAAACTGCAAAAAGAAGGTTATACCTATATTATTTCTGTTCATATTTCCAGTGGTCTCAGCGGTACCTATAATGTGGTAAGAACCATAGCCAGGGATTTTCCAGATATGGTTATTGAAGTGCTGGATTCTAAGGCCCTCTCCCTGGGTTTGGGAATACCGGTGTTGGAAGCAGCCAAAACTCTAAGGGAAACCAATAGTTTTCAGGCAGCCTTAGATAAGGCCAAAAGAACCATTGAAAATATAGAAATTTACTTTGTGGTAAGCACATTGGAATATTTAAAAAAGGGTGGACGTATAGGTTATGTAGCTGGGACCATAGGGGAGATCATGCAAATTAAACCTATTATTTCTATTAACGAAGAGGGCAAGTATTATACTTACGATAAAGTTAGGGGTAGAAAAAAATCCATACAGCGCTTATTTGAAATTGCCAAGGAAAAAATTGGCGATAAGACTGTCAGTGTGGCTGTTATGAATAGTGCCGCACAGGAAGAAGCGTCAGAATTATGGGAGAAGATTAAAGCACTGCCGGGTGTGGTTAAAACATACACCGGCCAAATTGGCCCGGTTATGGGTGTTCATGCCGGCCCTGGTTTAATTGGTATATGTATAGCTAAGTAG
- a CDS encoding DUF554 domain-containing protein, with amino-acid sequence MTGTIANAAAILVGTGLGLLFRKGISESINKTVMSGIGLAVGLIGFKMAFKTENELIVILSMVLGAIVGELLNIEGWLQRAGNFLEAKVGGGEGQVARAFVTTSLIYCVGAMAIMGALEDGLTGNATTLYAKSLLDGTSAVIFTSTMGFGVAFSAIPVLIYQGSITLLAGALKAFLTPSMINEMTATGGLLIVGIASNILGIKEIKVGNLLPAILFAVLLSWLWVKLNINI; translated from the coding sequence ATGACAGGAACAATAGCAAATGCGGCAGCAATTTTAGTCGGTACAGGTTTAGGTTTATTATTTAGAAAGGGTATCAGTGAGTCTATTAATAAAACCGTGATGAGCGGTATTGGCCTGGCAGTGGGGTTAATTGGTTTTAAAATGGCCTTTAAAACAGAAAATGAATTAATAGTCATATTAAGTATGGTACTAGGGGCTATTGTGGGTGAATTATTAAATATAGAGGGTTGGTTGCAGAGAGCCGGTAATTTTTTAGAAGCAAAGGTTGGTGGTGGTGAAGGACAGGTGGCCAGGGCCTTTGTTACCACCAGTTTAATTTATTGTGTGGGTGCTATGGCGATCATGGGGGCATTGGAAGATGGTCTAACGGGTAATGCTACCACCCTATATGCTAAATCTCTCCTGGATGGTACCTCGGCAGTTATATTCACTTCCACCATGGGTTTTGGTGTGGCGTTTTCAGCTATACCGGTGCTTATTTACCAGGGCTCCATAACACTATTGGCGGGAGCTTTAAAGGCTTTTTTAACTCCCTCGATGATTAATGAAATGACGGCCACCGGTGGGTTACTAATTGTGGGTATTGCCAGCAATATACTGGGTATTAAAGAAATTAAAGTCGGTAATTTATTACCAGCCATTTTATTTGCCGTATTACTTTCTTGGTTATGGGTAAAACTAAATATAAATATCTAG